In Ferroplasma sp., a single window of DNA contains:
- a CDS encoding AbrB/MazE/SpoVT family DNA-binding domain-containing protein, with product MERVINKKIIQKVEQNGRITFPADFRERFEILKGDYVEITINKIIRYDEVSA from the coding sequence ATGGAAAGAGTAATAAATAAAAAAATAATTCAAAAAGTAGAGCAAAATGGAAGGATAACTTTCCCTGCTGATTTTAGAGAAAGATTTGAAATCTTAAAAGGCGACTATGTGGAGATTACAATCAATAAAATAATCAGATATGACGAGGTGTCGGCATGA